In a single window of the Saccharothrix australiensis genome:
- a CDS encoding carbohydrate ABC transporter permease, producing the protein MTPAWVVRRIGRYVLIAVVLAFFAVPMLWLAGAPFDARPGFGVRWPEWTSANVVATFRHPYAVRSLVNSLVLCVVATAVTTAFAALAAYALSRVRIPGRDVLLYVLLLLSSVVTGTAAMVPLFVLMLQLGLVDSRFGTALVIAGGMLPAAIFVLKDFMDSVPRSYEESARVFGASPGQVLGHVVLPVARPGLAVVLVWSFVNAWGNFLLPFLLLRDVGKQPAAVLMRTLQDEGGSANLTVIPVFSLLYSIPVVLLYLVVDRRYGFRFHGGIKS; encoded by the coding sequence GTGACACCGGCGTGGGTGGTGCGCCGGATCGGCCGCTACGTGCTGATCGCGGTGGTGCTGGCGTTCTTCGCGGTGCCGATGCTGTGGTTGGCCGGCGCGCCGTTCGACGCGCGGCCGGGTTTCGGCGTCCGCTGGCCCGAGTGGACCTCGGCGAACGTGGTCGCCACGTTCCGCCACCCGTACGCGGTGCGGTCGCTGGTCAACTCGCTGGTGCTGTGCGTGGTCGCGACCGCGGTGACGACGGCGTTCGCCGCCTTGGCCGCCTACGCGCTGTCCCGCGTGCGCATCCCCGGCCGGGACGTCCTCCTGTACGTGCTGCTGCTGCTGTCCAGCGTCGTGACCGGCACCGCGGCGATGGTGCCGCTGTTCGTGCTGATGCTCCAGCTCGGGCTCGTCGACTCGCGCTTCGGCACGGCGCTGGTGATCGCGGGCGGCATGCTGCCCGCGGCCATCTTCGTGCTGAAGGACTTCATGGACTCGGTGCCGCGCTCGTACGAGGAGTCCGCGCGGGTGTTCGGCGCCTCGCCGGGGCAGGTGCTCGGGCACGTGGTGCTGCCGGTCGCCAGGCCGGGTCTCGCGGTGGTCCTGGTGTGGTCGTTCGTCAACGCCTGGGGCAACTTCCTCCTGCCGTTCCTGCTCCTGCGCGACGTCGGCAAGCAGCCGGCGGCGGTGCTGATGCGGACGTTGCAGGACGAGGGCGGCAGCGCCAACCTGACCGTGATCCCGGTGTTCTCGCTGCTGTACTCGATCCCGGTGGTGCTGCTGTACCTGGTGGTCGACCGGCGTTACGGGTTCCGATTCCACGGGGGCATCAAGAGCTGA
- a CDS encoding TetR/AcrR family transcriptional regulator — MRERSDALGFRPPQQARSRESLHKVLAAAEHVLAHRGIEEFTVAAVAEQAGMSVGAIYRRFSGKDQLLHAVKDQLLGLLETGVHEALRAPAPGLSGIVGAFTRALARTFTRHNRIFPELLDGQRAEGRDRGLQALAAIQHAFVEAVQPCLGEVRRPDRALAVRMACRTIIGSCVHRAATCRYWPDDADWSTWAAETTELALAYLLAPERPGRPHAGT; from the coding sequence GTGCGTGAACGATCCGACGCCCTGGGCTTTCGCCCGCCGCAGCAGGCGCGGAGCCGGGAGTCCCTGCACAAGGTCCTGGCCGCCGCGGAGCACGTGCTGGCCCACCGGGGCATCGAGGAGTTCACCGTCGCGGCGGTCGCCGAGCAGGCGGGCATGTCGGTGGGCGCGATCTACCGCCGGTTCTCCGGCAAGGACCAGCTGCTGCACGCCGTGAAGGACCAGCTGCTCGGCCTGCTGGAGACCGGTGTCCACGAAGCGCTGCGCGCGCCGGCGCCCGGGCTGAGCGGGATCGTCGGCGCGTTCACCAGGGCGCTGGCGCGCACCTTCACGCGCCACAACCGGATCTTCCCCGAGCTGCTCGACGGTCAGCGCGCCGAGGGCCGCGACCGCGGGCTCCAGGCGCTGGCCGCGATCCAGCACGCCTTCGTCGAAGCCGTCCAGCCCTGCCTCGGGGAGGTCCGGCGACCGGACCGCGCGCTGGCCGTCCGGATGGCCTGCCGGACCATCATCGGCTCCTGCGTGCACCGCGCCGCCACCTGCCGGTACTGGCCCGACGACGCCGACTGGAGCACCTGGGCCGCCGAGACGACCGAGCTGGCGCTCGCCTACCTGCTCGCACCGGAGCGCCCCGGACGGCCGCACGCCGGGACCTGA
- a CDS encoding asparaginase has product MAHLVLLGTGGTIATRATGGGRAVQVGAAELLRAADAVWPRPGVRVEPRDVAGRASFAARLTDVLDLAARIASAAGTADGVVVAHGTDTLEESAFLVSLAHSSPTPVVFTGAQRPFDDPAPDGPRNLAAALRWAASPRSRGTGVTLAFADQVLPVVGARKTHTLALRAFAAPGRGPVGHVDEAGVRALATVRPAPLLPPGVRDLPRVEVVAQYLGSDAAAFADARSRGVRGVVVAGFGSGNTTPDATSACLDLLAAGIPVVITSRVGEGPVVGLYAGGGADLAAAGAVFAGDLSPWQARLLLAAVLAGTEPGDLDAVRDRCLAWLRETGAVSCPDPTSPPRKDPTR; this is encoded by the coding sequence GTGGCGCATCTCGTCCTGTTGGGCACCGGCGGAACCATCGCCACCCGGGCGACCGGCGGCGGTCGCGCCGTCCAGGTGGGTGCGGCGGAACTGCTGCGGGCCGCCGACGCGGTCTGGCCCCGGCCGGGGGTGCGCGTCGAGCCGCGCGACGTGGCCGGGAGGGCCAGCTTCGCGGCCCGGCTCACCGACGTGCTCGACCTGGCCGCCCGCATCGCCTCCGCCGCCGGGACGGCCGACGGGGTGGTGGTCGCCCACGGCACCGACACCCTGGAGGAAAGCGCCTTCCTGGTGTCGTTGGCGCACTCCTCGCCGACGCCGGTGGTGTTCACCGGCGCGCAGCGGCCGTTCGACGACCCCGCCCCGGACGGTCCGCGCAACCTCGCCGCCGCCCTGCGCTGGGCGGCGTCACCGCGGTCGCGCGGCACCGGGGTGACCCTGGCCTTCGCCGACCAGGTCCTGCCCGTGGTCGGCGCGCGCAAGACCCACACCCTCGCCCTGCGCGCGTTCGCCGCTCCCGGCCGCGGCCCGGTGGGGCACGTGGACGAGGCCGGTGTCCGCGCCCTCGCCACCGTGCGGCCCGCCCCGCTGCTGCCACCGGGCGTGCGCGACCTGCCCCGCGTGGAGGTCGTCGCCCAGTACCTCGGCTCGGACGCCGCGGCCTTCGCCGACGCCCGGTCCAGGGGCGTGCGCGGGGTGGTCGTCGCCGGGTTCGGCTCCGGCAACACCACGCCGGACGCGACCAGCGCCTGCCTGGACCTGCTCGCCGCCGGCATCCCGGTGGTGATCACCAGCCGGGTGGGCGAGGGACCCGTGGTCGGCCTCTACGCCGGGGGCGGCGCCGACCTCGCCGCCGCGGGCGCCGTCTTCGCCGGCGACCTCTCGCCGTGGCAGGCCCGGCTGCTGCTGGCCGCCGTGCTCGCCGGCACCGAGCCCGGCGACCTCGACGCGGTCCGCGACCGCTGCCTCGCTTGGCTCCGCGAGACCGGGGCCGTCTCGTGCCCGGACCCCACCTCACCACCCAGGAAGGACCCAACACGATGA
- a CDS encoding carbohydrate ABC transporter permease, producing MSAGDRDPAGLGTPRAIGLVAPALLLIGLFLAFPALWALYIGITDYQLTGPAAAEPRVVGLDNFATALDDALFANSLRLTALFVLGSAVVGQNALGFALAWLLRGVRPVLRRAVEGVVLLAWVLPGPVVAYLWFAVLSRDGGTLDLLLGRPGTAWLVEYPMASLVVFNTWRGTAFSMLLYTSALAAVPPSQLETARLAGAGGWRTVRDVVFPHIRGHVLTNTLLISLWTANDFTPFLLTAGGPNHESEVLPVLIYRQALDSGRLGYASAMSTLLLVGNLVVALVYLRLLRRRA from the coding sequence GTGTCCGCCGGCGACCGCGACCCGGCGGGGCTCGGCACGCCGCGGGCGATCGGGCTCGTCGCGCCCGCGCTGCTGCTGATCGGCCTGTTCCTGGCGTTCCCGGCGCTGTGGGCGCTCTACATCGGGATCACCGACTACCAGCTGACCGGACCGGCCGCGGCCGAACCGAGGGTGGTCGGCCTGGACAACTTCGCCACTGCCCTGGACGACGCGCTGTTCGCCAACTCGCTCCGGCTCACCGCGTTGTTCGTGCTCGGCTCCGCGGTCGTCGGGCAGAACGCGCTCGGCTTCGCGCTCGCCTGGCTCCTGCGCGGGGTGCGGCCGGTGCTCCGCCGCGCCGTCGAGGGTGTCGTGCTGCTGGCGTGGGTGCTGCCCGGCCCGGTCGTCGCCTACCTGTGGTTCGCCGTACTGAGCCGGGACGGCGGCACGCTCGACCTGCTCCTCGGCCGGCCGGGGACGGCGTGGCTGGTCGAGTACCCGATGGCGAGCCTGGTCGTGTTCAACACCTGGCGCGGCACGGCGTTCTCCATGCTGCTGTACACCTCCGCGCTGGCCGCCGTGCCGCCGTCGCAACTGGAGACCGCCAGGCTGGCAGGCGCGGGCGGTTGGCGGACGGTGCGCGACGTGGTGTTCCCGCACATCCGCGGGCACGTGCTGACCAACACGCTGCTGATCAGCCTGTGGACGGCCAACGACTTCACGCCGTTCCTGCTCACCGCCGGCGGCCCGAACCACGAGTCCGAGGTGCTGCCCGTGCTGATCTACCGGCAGGCGTTGGACAGCGGCCGGCTCGGGTACGCGTCGGCGATGTCGACGCTGCTGCTGGTCGGCAACCTGGTGGTGGCGCTGGTGTACCTGCGGCTGCTGCGCAGGCGCGCGTGA
- a CDS encoding extracellular solute-binding protein, with product MRRTTVVLLSVAGLLAGCLGQVRDADPTRNADATDVTLTITANAVAGGKNARGADWIANWVIPRFTEAQRAKGVRATVRFEQNGAGDEDFKTKVALDFKTGGGGDVVELDGIWLGEFAQAGQVEPLDDIVGAGEVDAWDGWRQIPDAVQDLGEFGGRRYGVPMGTDGRVLFYNKELFARAGLPIDWQPRGWDDVLDTAAKLKALPGVWPLQLNAGTAMGEATTMQGVLPALLGTGTAVHENGKWQGATPGVRDVLSLYRRVYRDGLGDPVLQQEAKGRDRSFALFAEHRIGILLESDYFWRSVVEPRAGVARMADRDTAVGWALIPARAPGAGVGGQDFVSTSGGGVRVINPNTRYPRQAWELMKFLNSAEAVKSALAGAAQVTQRADVNDEVLAGDPMLGFIADRVLPITRYRPGLADYPKVSAALRQATADVVAGRSPDDAARSYHDALVAAVGADAVAGG from the coding sequence ATGCGGCGGACAACGGTCGTCCTGCTGTCGGTGGCCGGCCTGCTCGCGGGGTGCCTCGGCCAGGTCCGGGACGCGGACCCGACGCGCAACGCCGACGCCACCGACGTCACGCTGACGATCACGGCCAACGCCGTGGCGGGCGGGAAGAACGCGCGCGGCGCGGACTGGATCGCGAACTGGGTCATCCCGAGGTTCACCGAGGCGCAGCGGGCCAAGGGCGTCCGCGCCACGGTCCGCTTCGAGCAGAACGGCGCGGGCGACGAGGACTTCAAGACGAAGGTCGCGCTGGACTTCAAGACCGGCGGCGGTGGTGACGTCGTCGAGCTGGACGGCATCTGGCTCGGCGAGTTCGCCCAGGCCGGGCAGGTCGAGCCGCTGGACGACATCGTCGGCGCGGGCGAGGTCGACGCGTGGGACGGCTGGCGGCAGATCCCGGACGCCGTGCAGGACCTCGGCGAGTTCGGCGGCAGGCGCTACGGCGTGCCGATGGGCACCGATGGCCGGGTGCTGTTCTACAACAAGGAGTTGTTCGCGCGGGCGGGACTGCCCATCGACTGGCAGCCGCGCGGCTGGGACGACGTCCTCGACACCGCCGCGAAGCTCAAGGCGCTGCCGGGCGTCTGGCCGCTCCAGCTCAACGCGGGCACCGCGATGGGCGAGGCCACCACGATGCAGGGCGTGCTGCCCGCGCTGCTGGGCACCGGGACGGCCGTGCACGAGAACGGCAAGTGGCAGGGCGCGACGCCGGGCGTCAGGGACGTCCTCTCGCTCTACCGGCGCGTCTACCGGGACGGGCTCGGCGACCCCGTCCTCCAGCAGGAGGCGAAGGGGCGCGACCGGTCGTTCGCGCTGTTCGCCGAGCACCGGATCGGCATCCTGCTGGAGAGCGACTACTTCTGGCGCTCCGTGGTCGAGCCGCGCGCCGGCGTCGCCAGGATGGCGGACCGGGACACGGCCGTCGGGTGGGCGCTGATCCCCGCACGCGCGCCGGGGGCCGGGGTCGGCGGCCAGGACTTCGTCAGCACGTCCGGCGGCGGCGTGCGGGTGATCAACCCGAACACGCGGTACCCGAGGCAGGCGTGGGAGCTGATGAAGTTCCTGAACTCGGCCGAGGCGGTCAAGTCGGCGCTGGCGGGCGCCGCGCAGGTCACCCAGCGCGCGGACGTGAACGACGAGGTGCTGGCGGGCGACCCGATGCTGGGCTTCATCGCCGACCGGGTGCTGCCGATCACCCGGTACCGGCCCGGTCTGGCGGATTACCCGAAGGTGTCGGCCGCGCTGCGGCAGGCGACCGCCGACGTGGTGGCCGGCCGCAGCCCGGACGACGCCGCCCGGTCCTACCACGACGCGCTGGTCGCGGCGGTCGGCGCGGACGCCGTCGCGGGCGGCTGA
- a CDS encoding ABC transporter ATP-binding protein encodes MAGIDITGVSTAYPNGVRAVDGLDLRVADGELFALLGPSGCGKTTLLRTIAGLEQPSAGVITIGARDVTRLPPGRRGVAMVFQDYALFPHMTVAENIAYPLRVRRASKARQREAAAEVAAGLGLSALLDRRPGQLSGGQQQRAALGRAVAASADVLLLDEPLSNLDARLRLEARAFLKRLQHDLALTTVFVTHDQAEALALADRIAVMEAGRIRQSGTPREVFQRPADTFVANFIGSTPMNLVEAEVRGGRVECAGAALPGPPDLADGTRVVVGVRPEYLAPADEGITGRVVAVENLGVSSLVTLDCPDGTPISLTVPEQEEPALGTALTVDAAPGRLLFYDADDGRLLGG; translated from the coding sequence ATGGCGGGCATCGACATCACCGGGGTGTCCACCGCGTACCCGAACGGGGTGCGCGCGGTGGATGGGTTGGACCTGCGCGTGGCGGACGGCGAGCTGTTCGCGTTGCTCGGCCCGTCCGGCTGCGGCAAGACCACGCTGCTGCGCACGATCGCGGGCCTGGAGCAGCCGTCGGCGGGCGTCATCACGATCGGGGCGCGCGACGTGACGCGGCTGCCGCCCGGCCGGCGCGGGGTGGCGATGGTGTTCCAGGACTACGCGCTGTTCCCGCACATGACGGTGGCGGAGAACATCGCCTACCCGCTGCGGGTGCGCCGGGCCTCCAAGGCGCGGCAGCGGGAGGCGGCGGCCGAGGTGGCCGCGGGCCTGGGCCTGTCCGCCCTGCTCGACCGCAGGCCCGGACAGCTGTCCGGCGGTCAGCAGCAGCGCGCGGCGCTGGGCCGGGCCGTCGCCGCGAGCGCCGACGTGCTGCTGCTGGACGAGCCGCTATCCAATTTGGACGCACGGTTGCGGCTGGAGGCCAGGGCGTTCCTCAAGCGGCTGCAACACGACCTGGCGCTCACGACCGTCTTCGTGACGCACGACCAAGCCGAGGCGTTGGCGCTGGCCGACCGGATCGCGGTGATGGAGGCGGGCCGGATCCGCCAGTCGGGCACACCGCGCGAGGTGTTCCAGCGGCCCGCCGACACCTTCGTCGCGAACTTCATCGGCTCCACCCCGATGAACCTGGTCGAGGCCGAGGTGCGCGGCGGTCGCGTCGAGTGCGCGGGGGCGGCGCTGCCGGGCCCGCCGGACCTGGCCGACGGCACGCGCGTCGTGGTGGGCGTGCGACCCGAGTACCTGGCGCCCGCCGACGAGGGCATCACCGGCCGGGTGGTCGCGGTGGAGAACCTGGGCGTGTCGTCCCTGGTGACCCTCGACTGCCCGGACGGCACGCCGATCAGCCTCACCGTGCCGGAGCAGGAGGAACCGGCGCTCGGCACCGCCCTCACCGTCGACGCCGCACCCGGCAGGCTGCTGTTCTACGACGCGGACGACGGCCGGCTGCTCGGTGGTTGA
- a CDS encoding polysaccharide deacetylase family protein: MTKEILVAYGVDVDAVGGWLGSYGGEDSPCDISRGLFAGEVGVPRMLELFRRKGIPSTWFWPGHSIETFPEQFDACVGAGHEIGVHGYSHENPIAMSRDQESAILDHCIDLIRTRTGRRPTGYVAPWWEFSPVTNELLLERGIKYDHSLMHRDFEPYYVRVGDTWTKIDYDRPAQTWMKPLERGEETDLIEIPASWYLDDLPPMMFVKASPNSHGFVSPRELEQMWRDQFDWVYRESEYAVFTMTVHPDVSGRPQNLLMHERLIDYISGHEGVRWVQFDQIADDFAARRPRR, encoded by the coding sequence ATGACCAAGGAAATTCTGGTGGCCTACGGCGTCGACGTGGACGCGGTCGGCGGCTGGCTCGGCTCCTACGGCGGCGAGGACTCGCCGTGCGACATCTCGCGCGGCCTCTTCGCCGGCGAGGTCGGCGTGCCGCGCATGCTGGAACTGTTCCGCCGCAAGGGCATCCCGAGCACCTGGTTCTGGCCCGGCCACTCGATCGAGACCTTCCCCGAGCAGTTCGACGCCTGCGTCGGCGCGGGGCACGAGATCGGCGTCCACGGCTACAGCCACGAGAACCCCATCGCGATGAGCCGGGACCAGGAGTCCGCGATCCTGGACCACTGCATCGACCTGATCCGGACCCGGACCGGCCGCCGCCCCACCGGTTACGTCGCGCCGTGGTGGGAGTTCTCCCCCGTCACCAACGAACTGCTGCTGGAGCGCGGGATCAAGTACGACCACTCCCTGATGCACCGCGACTTCGAGCCGTACTACGTGCGCGTCGGCGACACCTGGACGAAGATCGACTACGACCGCCCCGCGCAGACGTGGATGAAGCCGCTGGAGCGGGGCGAGGAGACCGACCTCATCGAGATCCCCGCCTCCTGGTACCTCGACGACCTGCCGCCGATGATGTTCGTCAAGGCCAGCCCGAACAGCCACGGCTTCGTCAGCCCGCGCGAGCTGGAGCAGATGTGGCGGGACCAGTTCGACTGGGTCTACCGGGAGTCCGAGTACGCCGTGTTCACCATGACGGTGCACCCCGACGTCTCCGGCCGGCCGCAGAACCTGCTGATGCACGAGCGCCTGATCGACTACATCTCCGGCCACGAGGGCGTCCGCTGGGTCCAGTTCGACCAGATCGCCGACGACTTCGCCGCCCGGCGGCCGCGTCGTTGA
- a CDS encoding cytochrome P450 has product MEQVLFGEGYWDNADEVHARLRDRLGSPWVVNVMLPGLCPVWVLGGSWESVRSALADRRLAKDVGLVGATIVRKRAEAGLPPLDGPLPAMFRQTALFSDGDLHVRQRRLLGENLTADRVQRMVPRIEHITDALLAGLDLTGPVDLVREFAFPLPLTVICELLGIPEVDRDGFRAMTAALMQDDPLVARPASQAMQRFFADLVAAKRARPGPDLTSSLLDAGDQEVIDHLILLFVAGHETTTNLIANAIEALAGTGAWDDLAADPGLIPRAVDEVLRHTSPVRHATHRVTVEPLAYGDVTIPAGELVMVSLASANRDPDKFDRPDEMRPHRDARGHVAFGHGPHFCWGALLGRREAEVALHRLVTGYRAARPPGPVRCARSAIMRGPERLLVTLTPR; this is encoded by the coding sequence ATGGAGCAAGTGCTGTTCGGGGAGGGCTACTGGGACAACGCCGACGAGGTGCACGCGCGGTTGCGAGACCGGCTCGGTTCCCCGTGGGTGGTCAACGTGATGCTTCCGGGCCTGTGCCCGGTGTGGGTGCTGGGAGGCAGCTGGGAGTCCGTGCGCTCCGCTCTCGCCGACCGACGCCTGGCCAAGGACGTGGGGCTGGTCGGGGCCACCATCGTGCGCAAGAGGGCGGAAGCGGGACTGCCGCCCCTGGACGGGCCGCTGCCGGCGATGTTCCGGCAGACCGCGCTCTTCAGCGACGGCGACCTGCACGTCCGACAGCGGAGGCTGCTGGGCGAGAACCTCACCGCCGACCGGGTGCAGCGGATGGTGCCCCGCATCGAGCACATCACCGACGCGCTGCTCGCCGGGCTGGACCTCACCGGGCCCGTCGACCTCGTCCGGGAGTTCGCCTTCCCCCTGCCGCTGACGGTGATCTGCGAGCTGCTGGGCATCCCGGAGGTCGACCGGGACGGATTCCGCGCCATGACCGCCGCCCTGATGCAGGACGACCCGCTGGTCGCCCGACCCGCGTCCCAGGCGATGCAGCGGTTCTTCGCCGACCTCGTCGCCGCCAAGCGCGCACGTCCCGGACCGGACCTCACCTCCTCGCTGCTCGACGCCGGCGACCAGGAGGTCATCGACCACTTGATCCTGCTGTTCGTGGCGGGCCACGAGACCACGACCAACCTGATCGCCAACGCGATCGAGGCGCTGGCGGGCACCGGCGCCTGGGACGACCTCGCGGCCGACCCCGGCCTGATCCCCCGCGCCGTCGACGAGGTCCTGCGCCACACCAGCCCCGTGCGGCACGCGACCCACCGCGTCACCGTCGAGCCGCTCGCCTACGGCGACGTCACCATCCCGGCGGGCGAGCTGGTCATGGTGTCGCTGGCGTCGGCCAACCGCGACCCGGACAAGTTCGACCGACCCGACGAGATGAGGCCGCACCGCGACGCGCGCGGCCACGTGGCCTTCGGCCACGGACCGCACTTCTGCTGGGGAGCCCTGCTCGGACGCCGGGAGGCCGAGGTCGCGCTGCACCGGCTGGTGACGGGCTACCGGGCGGCCCGGCCGCCGGGACCGGTGCGCTGCGCCCGCTCGGCGATCATGAGGGGCCCCGAGCGGCTCCTGGTGACCCTGACGCCCCGGTGA
- a CDS encoding MFS transporter, with the protein MSEKPRGVLPPGGAPLAPRMVRRVSLVCFLAWVFSVFDHTLFGTLLPQIAADFGWSATESTAVATWVTAGTFVVSLAVGPMLDRFGRKPALMITTAGAALTSGLSSLAGGKLSIILVRSFSGLGYSEEVVNSVYLNEVYGRNGKRGFMYSFVQSGWPVGALLGALLTALLLPSIGWRGVFLFATFPALVIVLLAWRLPESPVFVNLRHLRRLRAAGRDEEAAEVAAAAGIEDERGGSLRELFAPGLRRHTLSLSAAWLLNWMAIQVFSVLGTTVLVEAKGVSFDSALVVLILANAAGFGGYLFHGYLGDRIGRRRTIILGWSIGSAAMTAMLLGPADAPFVIGMYALGLFFLTGPYAALLFYMGESFPAHLRGIGPNTAHIMGPIGAILGSAVLSLLVSAGVSMTVAALCAGSLGLAGSAVAMLGTRRVDQSDAGSPADHTPSVRTTV; encoded by the coding sequence ATGTCCGAGAAACCCCGCGGCGTCCTCCCACCGGGTGGCGCTCCGCTCGCACCGCGCATGGTGCGCCGCGTGTCCCTCGTCTGCTTCCTCGCCTGGGTCTTCAGCGTCTTCGACCACACCCTCTTCGGCACCCTGCTCCCGCAGATCGCGGCGGACTTCGGCTGGAGCGCGACGGAGAGCACGGCGGTCGCGACCTGGGTGACGGCGGGGACCTTCGTGGTCTCCCTCGCCGTCGGCCCCATGCTGGACCGCTTCGGCCGCAAGCCGGCGCTGATGATCACCACCGCCGGCGCCGCGCTGACCTCCGGCCTCAGCTCGCTGGCCGGCGGCAAGCTCTCGATCATCCTGGTGCGCTCGTTCTCCGGCCTCGGCTACTCCGAGGAGGTGGTCAACAGCGTCTACCTCAACGAGGTGTACGGCCGCAACGGCAAGCGCGGCTTCATGTACAGCTTCGTGCAGAGCGGGTGGCCGGTCGGCGCGCTGCTCGGCGCGCTGCTCACCGCGCTGCTGCTGCCCAGCATCGGCTGGCGCGGCGTCTTCCTGTTCGCCACCTTCCCGGCGCTGGTGATCGTGCTGCTGGCCTGGCGGCTGCCGGAGTCCCCGGTGTTCGTCAACCTGCGGCACCTGCGTCGGCTGCGGGCGGCCGGGCGGGACGAGGAAGCCGCCGAGGTGGCCGCGGCGGCGGGCATCGAGGACGAGCGCGGCGGCAGCCTGCGCGAGCTGTTCGCGCCCGGCCTGCGGCGGCACACCCTCAGCCTCTCCGCGGCCTGGCTGCTGAACTGGATGGCGATCCAGGTGTTCTCCGTGCTCGGCACCACGGTGTTGGTCGAGGCCAAGGGGGTGAGCTTCGACAGCGCGCTGGTGGTGCTGATCCTGGCCAACGCCGCCGGCTTCGGCGGCTACCTCTTCCACGGCTACCTCGGCGACCGGATCGGCCGTCGCCGCACCATCATCCTCGGCTGGTCGATCGGCAGCGCGGCGATGACCGCGATGCTGCTCGGCCCGGCCGACGCGCCGTTCGTCATCGGCATGTACGCGCTCGGCCTGTTCTTCCTCACCGGCCCGTACGCGGCGCTGCTGTTCTACATGGGCGAGTCCTTCCCCGCCCACCTGCGCGGCATCGGGCCGAACACCGCGCACATCATGGGCCCGATCGGCGCCATCCTCGGCTCCGCCGTGCTCTCGCTGCTCGTCAGCGCCGGGGTGTCGATGACGGTCGCCGCCCTGTGCGCGGGCTCGCTCGGCCTGGCCGGCTCGGCGGTCGCGATGCTCGGCACCCGCCGGGTCGACCAGTCCGACGCCGGGTCACCGGCCGACCACACCCCGTCCGTCCGAACCACCGTGTAG
- a CDS encoding MFS transporter: MTHPSVTTRARGGAGRGTAGPRTTAPWLTLAVLSLTTTSVAIQQTLVLPLLAQLQAAFHTSPASATWAFTATLLPGAVSTPPAGRFGDLHGERRVPVVCLVVLVIGCAVAASAGSMGTSCTS, from the coding sequence ATGACCCACCCCTCGGTGACGACGCGTGCCCGGGGAGGTGCGGGACGCGGCACGGCGGGTCCGAGGACGACCGCGCCCTGGCTGACGCTCGCCGTGCTGTCGCTGACCACGACCTCGGTGGCGATCCAGCAGACGCTGGTGCTACCCCTGCTCGCCCAGCTTCAGGCGGCCTTCCACACCTCGCCGGCGTCGGCGACCTGGGCGTTCACCGCCACCCTGCTGCCCGGCGCGGTGTCGACGCCGCCGGCGGGGCGCTTCGGCGACCTGCACGGCGAGCGGCGGGTCCCGGTGGTGTGCCTGGTCGTGCTGGTGATCGGGTGCGCCGTCGCGGCGTCGGCCGGTTCGATGGGTACGTCCTGTACTTCCTGA
- a CDS encoding LacI family DNA-binding transcriptional regulator: protein MGAEPVKLADVAAAAGVHPTTVSRALRGGEGVGSATAERIREVATRLGYLPHPVAASLRTGRSRMLGVVVPSLTDIVLATIYEGIEHGAAEAGYHAVVANSQDRPETQRSRVATLLGARVAGLILGDARTDATLVDELVERGTKLVLTSRRLPGVLSVTCDDLLGGRLAAEHLLGLGHTRLGVIAGEPYASTGVERTRGFLDACAAAGVGVPAEAVLPSRFDVAGGRAAAESLLRLSPRPTALFAVNDFAAIGAMGAVRDAGLRVGEDVAVVGYNDVPPAAELPVALTSVRSPMREMGTRAAQMLIALVEGRPGGESLLLPPTLSARRSTLGPRFADTAPADTATR, encoded by the coding sequence GTGGGAGCCGAGCCCGTGAAGCTGGCCGACGTCGCGGCGGCGGCCGGGGTCCACCCCACGACCGTCTCCCGCGCGCTCCGCGGCGGCGAGGGCGTCGGCAGCGCGACGGCCGAGCGGATCCGCGAGGTGGCCACCCGGCTCGGCTACCTGCCCCACCCCGTCGCGGCCAGCCTGCGCACCGGGCGCTCCCGGATGCTCGGCGTCGTGGTGCCGTCGCTGACCGACATCGTGCTCGCCACCATCTACGAGGGCATCGAGCACGGCGCGGCGGAGGCCGGGTACCACGCGGTGGTGGCCAACAGCCAGGACCGGCCCGAGACGCAGCGGAGCCGGGTGGCCACCCTGCTCGGCGCGCGGGTGGCCGGGTTGATCCTGGGTGACGCCCGCACCGACGCCACCCTGGTCGACGAGCTGGTGGAGCGGGGCACGAAGCTCGTGCTCACCTCGCGCAGGCTGCCCGGCGTGCTCTCGGTGACCTGCGACGACCTGCTCGGCGGCCGGCTGGCCGCCGAGCACCTGCTCGGCCTGGGGCACACCCGGCTGGGTGTGATCGCCGGCGAGCCGTACGCCTCCACCGGCGTCGAGCGCACGCGGGGTTTCCTCGACGCCTGCGCCGCCGCCGGTGTCGGGGTCCCGGCGGAAGCGGTGCTGCCCTCCCGGTTCGACGTGGCGGGCGGGCGGGCGGCGGCGGAGTCCCTGCTGCGCCTCTCGCCCCGGCCGACGGCGTTGTTCGCGGTCAACGACTTCGCCGCGATCGGCGCGATGGGCGCGGTGCGCGACGCCGGGCTCCGGGTCGGCGAGGACGTCGCGGTCGTCGGCTACAACGACGTGCCGCCGGCCGCGGAACTGCCGGTCGCGCTGACCTCGGTGCGCTCACCGATGCGCGAGATGGGCACGCGCGCTGCGCAGATGCTGATCGCACTGGTCGAGGGCAGACCGGGCGGCGAGTCGCTGCTGCTGCCGCCCACCCTGTCCGCTCGCCGGTCCACGCTGGGTCCGCGGTTCGCGGACACCGCACCCGCGGACACCGCCACCCGCTGA